One genomic segment of Drosophila melanogaster chromosome 3R includes these proteins:
- the Elp1 gene encoding elongator complex protein 1, isoform C, with protein MRNLKLRYCKELNAVAHPQHLLLQPELNGGASDIYFVVADNKIYAVQESGDVRLKVIADLPDIVGVEFLQLDNAICVASGAGEVILVDPQTGATSEGTFCDVGIESMAWSPNQEVVAFVTRTHNVVLMTSTFDVIAEQPLDAELDPDQQFVNVGWGKKETQFHGSEGKQAAKQKESDSTFIRDEQELNQFTPQDVSISWRGDGEFFVVSYVAAQLGRTFKVYDSEGKLNHTAEKSANLKDSVVWRPTGNWIAVPQQFPNKSTIALFEKNGLRHRELVLPFDLQEEPVVQLRWSEDSDILAIRTCAKEEQRVYLYTIGNYHWYLKQVLIFEQADPLALLHWDTRCGAEHTLHVLKESGKHLVYRWAFAVDRNNSIVGVIDGKRLLLTDFDEAIVPPPMSKIVLKFETYINAFISHGTSLWVYTCDRKIYLNEHIHTLGKELQKPIMLMPDAELSGLHLANLTHFSPHYLLATHSSAGSTRLLLLSYKDNDNKPGEWFYRVHSSVRINGLVNAVAVAPYAMNEFYVQTVNNGHTYEVSLKADKTLKVERSYVQLHEPADQIDWVIVKGCIWDGYTGALVTLRNQHLLHIDGYRIGEDVTSFCVVTNYLVYTQLNAMHFVQLDDRRQVASRNIERGAKIVTAVARKARVVLQLPRGNLEAICPRVLVLELVGDLLERGKYQKAIEMSRKQRINLNIIFDHDVKRFVSSVGAFLNDINEPQWLCLFLSELQNEDFTKGMYSSNYDASKQTYPSDYRVDQKVEYVCRLLEQQMNRFVSRFRLPLITAYVKLGCLEMALQVIWKEQQEDASLADQLLQHLLYLVDVNDLYNVALGTYDFGLVLFVAQKSQKDPKEFLPYLNDLKALPIDYRKFRIDDHLKRYTSALSHLAACGEQHYEEALEYIRKHGLYTDGLAFYREHIEFQKNIYVAYADHLRAIAKLDNASLMYERGGQLQQALLSAKHTLDWQRVLVLAKKLSEPLDQVAQSLVGPLQQQGRHMEAYELVKEHCQDRKRQFDVLLEGHLYSRAIYEAGLEDDDVSEKIAPALLAYGVQLESSLQADLQLFLDYKQRLLDIRRNQAKSGEGYIDTDVNLKEVDLLSDTTSLHSSQYSGTSRRTGKTFRSSKNRRKHERKLFSLKPGNPFEDIALIDALHNHVTKIAQQQQPVRDTCKALLQLANAADADPLAAALQREFKTLLQAVDAALDEIWTPELRGNGLMADHLTGPNVDYLALQKEQRYALLSPLKRFKPQLIMMDWQHEILQ; from the exons ATGCGCAATCTGAAGCTGCGATATTGCAAGGAGCTGAATGCAGTGGCTCATCCCCAGCATCTACTTCTTCAACCTGAACTAAATGGCGGCGCCTCGGACATATACTTCGTGGTGGCTGATAACAAGATCTACGCGGTTCAGGAGTCCGGAGATGTACGACTAAAAGTCATTGCCGATTTGCCGGACATAGTGGGAGTGGAGTTCTTACAGCTGGACAATGCGATCTGCGTGGCCAGTGGTGCTGGTGAAGTGATCCTGGTCGACCCCCAAACAGGAGCTACCAGCGAGGGAACGTTCTGTGACGTGGGCATAGAGAGCATGGCATGGTCGCCTAATCAGGAAGTGGTGGCCTTCGTTACCCGCACTCACAACGTGGTGTTGATGACCAGCACATTCGACGTTATAGCGGAGCAGCCACTGGACGCGGAACTAGACCCAGATCAGCAGTTTGTCAATGTGGGATGGGGCAAGAAGGAGACGCAGTTCCACGGATCGGAGGGAAAGCAGGCTGCGAAGCAGAAAGAATCCGATTCTACATTCATCCGCGATGAACAGGAATTAAATCAG TTTACCCCACAGGATGTAAGCATTTCCTGGCGAGGCGATggtgaattttttgttgtgtCTTATGTGGCAGCCCAATTGGGTCGCACCTTTAAGGTGTACGATAGCGAGGGAAAACTGAATCACACAGCCGAAAAGAGTGCAAATCTAAAAGATTCTGTTGTCTGGCGGCCTACGGGTAATTGGATTGCCGTACCCCAGCAGTTTCCCAACAAGTCTACCATAGCCCTCTTTGAGAAAAATGGCTTGCGACATCGGGAGCTGGTCCTTCCCTTCGATCTCCAGGAGGAGCCGGTGGTGCAGCTGCGCTGGAGCGAGGACTCCGACATACTGGCCATTAGGACATGTGCCAAAGAAGAGCAGAGAGTGTACCTGTATACAATAGGTAACTACCACTGGTATTTGAAGCAGGTGTTGATTTTTGAACAAGCGGATCCTCTGGCACTGCTCCATTGGGACACGCGGTGTGGAGCCGAACACACACTTCACgttcttaaggaaagtggcaAGCATCTGGTCTACCGCTGGGCATTTGCCGTAGATCGAAATAATTCTATCGTGGGAGTCATTGATGGTAAACGCCTGTTGCTCACAGATTTCGACGAGGCCATAGTACCACCACCCATGAGTAAGATCGTCCTTAAATTCGAAACGTATATCAATGCCTTCATCAGCCATGGTACCAGCTTGTGGGTATATACTTGCGATCGTAAAATATACCTAAATGAACACATACATACGTTAGGCAAAGAGCTACAAAAGCCCATTATGCTTATGCCCGATGCCGAGCTCTCTGGCTTGCATCTGGCCAATCTCACCCATTTCTCGCCCCACTATCTGCTGGCCACTCACAGTTCAGCAGGATCCACACGCCTGCTACTGTTGTCATATAAGGATAATGACAACAAGCCAGGCGAGTGGTTCTATCGAGTGCACAGTTCCGTGCGGATCAACGGATTGGTGAATGCTGTTGCCGTCGCACCTTATGCCATGAATGAGTTTTACGTGCAAACAGTGAATAATGGTCACACATACGAGGTGTCGCTTAAAGCGGACAAGACACTTAAGGTGGAGCGATCTTATGTGCAGCTGCATGAGCCGGCTGACCAGATAGATTGGGTTATCGTCAAAGGATGTATTTGGGATGGTTACACAG GTGCTCTCGTCACCCTTCGCAATCAGCATCTACTACATATCGATGGTTATCGCATTGGCGAGGACGTCACTTCCTTCTGCGTAGTTACTAATTATCTTGTATACACCCAGCTAAATGCGATGCACTTTGTTCAACTGGATGATCGCCGCCAGGTGGCAAGCAGGAACATTGAACGCGGTGCGAAGATAGTAACGGCAGTGGCCCGGAAAGCACGCGTCGTGCTGCAGTTGCCACGCGGAAACCTGGAGGCCATTTGCCCTCGTGTGCTTGTCCTCGAGTTGGTCGGTGATCTTCTGGAACGTGGGAAATACCAGAAGGCAATTGAGATGTCGCGCAAGCAACGTATCAACCTGAACATCATTTTCGATCACGATGTGAAGCGGTTCGTGTCCTCAGTGGGCGCCTTTCTGAACGATATCAATGAACCTCAGTGGCTCTGCCTGTTCCTCAGTGAGTTACAGAACGAGGACTTTACCAAAGGAATGTACTCCAGTAATTATGATGCGTCCAAACAGACCTATCCCTCGGATTATAGGGTCGATCAGAAGGTGGAATACGTGTGTCGGCTGCTGGAACAACAAATGAATAGGTTTGTTAGCCGTTTTCGTTTGCCTTTGATCACCGCCTATGTAAAATTAGGCTGTTTGGAAATGGCTCTCCAGGTGATTTGGAAGGAGCAGCAAGAAGATGCGTCCCTTGCTGACCAGCTACTGCAACATCTTCTTTATTTGGTGGACGTTAACGACCTGTACAACGTGGCCCTTGGCACCTACGATTTCGGGCTCGTCTTGTTTGTGGCTCAAAAGTCACAAAAGGATCCTAAGGAGTTTCTTCCCTATCTCAACGATTTGAAGGCATTGCCTATAGACTATCGCAAGTTCCGGATCGATGATCATCTTAAAAGATATACTTCTGCACTTTCACATCTTGCTGCCTGCGGAGAGCAGCATTACGAGGAAGCTCTGGAGTATATCCGTAAGCATGGCCTGTACACTGATGGCTTGGCATTCTATCGGGAGCACATTGAGTTCCAGAAAAACATCTACGTGGCCTACGCTGATCATCTTAGAGCCATTGCCAAACTGGACAACGCCAGTCTCATGTACGAACGTGGCGGACAGTTGCAGCAGGCGCTACTTAGTGCGAAACACACTCTCGATTGGCAACGTGTTTTggtgctggccaaaaagctgAGTGAACCTCTGGATCAGGTGGCCCAGTCGCTGGTGGGGCCGTTGCAACAGCAGGGTCGCCACATGGAAGCGTATGAGTTGGTAAAGGAGCACTGTCAGGATCGAAAGCGGCAGTTCGATGTGTTGCTTGAGGGTCATCTGTACAGCAGAGCCATTTACGAGGCGGGTCTGGAGGATGATGATGTCTCAG AAAAAATAGCGCCCGCTTTGTTAGCATATGGTGTTCAACTAGAAAGCTCCCTGCAAGCTGATCTGCAACTCTTCCTCGATTACAAGCAGCGGCTTTTGGACATCCGCCGGAATCAAGCAAAATCCGGTGAGGGGTATATTGATACGGATGTGAATCTGAAAGAGGTGGACCTACTGTCGGACACCACCAGTCTCCACTCCTCGCAATACAGTGGCACATCACGAAGGACTGG CAAGACATTCCGCTCAAGCAAAAACCGACGCAAGCACGAACGCAAGCTGTTCAGCCTGAAGCCGGGCAACCCCTTCGAAGACATCGCGCTCATCGATGCGCTGCACAACCACGTCACGAAGATagcccaacagcagcagcctgTGCGTGACACATGCAAAGCGCTCCTACAGCTCGCCAATGCCGCGGATGCAGATCCCCTGGCAGCCGCACTGCAGCGTGAATTCAAGACACTGTTGCAAGCGGTGGATGCGGCGCTGGACGAGATCTGGACACCTGAGCTACGGGGGAACGGATTGATGGCGGATCACCTTACGGGACCCAATGTGGATTACCTTGCACTGCAGAAGGAGCAGCGCTATGCCTTGCTAA gtCCCCTGAAGCGCTTCAAGCCGCAGCTGATTATGATGGACTGGCAACACGAGATCCTCCAGTGA